ATGTTGCTGTAAGAGATATCGCCAAAGCTAGATCTAAATTATAGAGTTCAACCGGTCTAAGTATCCTATTAAGGCTTGCCTCTGCTATCACCACAGCGGCAATGATTATCAGCAACCCCTCTAGGAGAGCGGAGATATTCTCTGCTTTTTGATGGCCATACTGGTGCTCTGAATCCTCCTTTAGCTGTGCAATAGTGATGGAGAAGAACATCATCACAGAAGCCAGAACATTGATGATGGATTCTAAGGCGTCAGAAAGTAATGCCACCGAGTCAGAGATGACATAGGCGAGCATTTTGATGGTAAAAACGGTCAAGCCTCCGAAAACGGCCAAGAGCGCCGCTTTTCTCTTGTTCATCTTAAGCTTCAGTTGCCACATAGGATATATTTTTGTCTCTGTTTTTTCTCGCTTGATGTTTTTTTTCAACAATAAAACAGCGGATTGATTATCATGCAGTAATGCCATAATTAAATACAAGCTCCTGTTTTCATAATTCCATGGCCATGGACGAGGTCGATATAGAAACTGTGAAAAGCATAGTTGGTGAAGAGTTTTGTTCTACGGATATTGCCACTATATACGTCTATGGCTTCG
This Methanomassiliicoccales archaeon DNA region includes the following protein-coding sequences:
- a CDS encoding cation diffusion facilitator family transporter, producing the protein MWQLKLKMNKRKAALLAVFGGLTVFTIKMLAYVISDSVALLSDALESIINVLASVMMFFSITIAQLKEDSEHQYGHQKAENISALLEGLLIIIAAVVIAEASLNRILRPVELYNLDLALAISLTAT